In Frondihabitans sp. PAMC 28766, a genomic segment contains:
- a CDS encoding tetratricopeptide repeat protein yields the protein MPDTLDAQLDGIFAARDRGNMRPTIDALLPLYEKHPENPRVLYELGGAYDTAGEEATALGFYEQSLERGLTGDIRRRCYLQYGSTLRNLGRIEESLRVFSRARAEFRDSVALGAFESLTLHAAGQVNTALASLLTLLADHVIAPELERYKPALRDNADYLASLDHEPAGNNR from the coding sequence ATGCCAGACACTCTCGACGCACAGCTCGACGGCATCTTCGCCGCCCGGGACCGGGGCAACATGCGCCCAACCATCGATGCCCTTCTGCCCCTCTACGAGAAGCACCCCGAGAATCCGAGGGTCCTTTACGAACTCGGCGGTGCTTACGACACCGCGGGTGAAGAAGCGACGGCGCTCGGTTTTTACGAGCAGTCATTGGAGCGAGGTCTGACGGGAGATATTCGTCGCCGCTGCTATCTCCAATACGGAAGCACTCTCCGCAACCTCGGCCGGATCGAAGAATCGCTGCGAGTCTTCTCGCGGGCGCGTGCTGAGTTTCGGGATTCTGTGGCTCTAGGAGCCTTCGAATCCCTCACGTTGCACGCGGCCGGACAGGTGAACACCGCCCTTGCGAGCCTTCTCACTCTCTTGGCCGATCACGTCATTGCGCCTGAACTCGAGAGGTACAAGCCCGCCTTGCGAGATAACGCTGACTACCTCGCTTCCCTAGATCACGAGCCCGCAGGAAACAACCGGTAG
- a CDS encoding polysaccharide lyase 8 family protein → MSSTNEDHTVSRRTVLLSGIAAVPLLMGADAVFRAAPARAATTVDFTTLRTQWLDTLIGSFDLSDTVVAKYVTDSAAVAQSLWDSLDTSASRTYLWSDLNSSTTSAIQTTAAGRLRTLALALHSPGSSLSGNAQLQSDLTSAFDWFLANEYGPSVHSYDNWWDFEIGIPLALNDFCIVMFDDLTSTQITTATTAIAHYAPDPTITAGTTSTGANRNWACSIALVRGALSQDATVISGAKTAWETIFTYSTSGDGFYTDGGFVQHVYFAYTGGYGNSLLQYLTYSMKAASGTPWAFGSDKIAEVYTWTQNNYRPWIFGGAMMDMVRGRNLSRFYDTDHRSGRLALSTLVQLASVLPAAQAATVNAETKGWIAADTAQPYFTYDSAPIEQVRLASIVQGRALATNTGVTAVGESISTVMAPSMARAVHRRPGFAYAIAMDTAAIHPYEAGNLENQQGWYTGEGAVYLYLPNELAQFTNEFWPTVDKYRIPGTTLDTKTLSDGVGRTTTNTWAGGALLDGRAAVGMGLSFSVQTLVGKKSWFCIDDVIVCLGAGITSTDGRDIQTIVENRNIGPNGSVTPVIDGQTVLTMPSSAPTAFTPRWAWIPGQCGYVFPEGTTIQAVREDLSGQWTDMDLRGVYDDDTDYTRRFISFWLDHGVSPTNASYSYIQMPGATQAATSAMATSTDILTMANTAQVQAVTQTSTGITLANFWSASAPKAAGITVSQPVSVVVIKSANAVDVAVSDPTQQLTGSVTVTIDGAVTSTTAVDPGVTVEATSPNLTISVALSGSAGRSFVARFAK, encoded by the coding sequence ATGTCGTCGACGAACGAGGATCACACCGTTTCACGCCGCACAGTTCTTCTTTCCGGGATAGCTGCTGTGCCGCTCCTCATGGGCGCGGACGCCGTCTTCAGAGCCGCACCGGCACGCGCGGCCACGACCGTGGACTTCACAACGCTGCGCACGCAGTGGCTCGACACGCTCATCGGCAGCTTCGACCTGAGCGACACGGTCGTGGCCAAGTACGTCACCGACTCCGCGGCCGTCGCGCAGTCCCTCTGGGACTCCCTGGACACATCGGCCTCCCGCACCTACCTCTGGTCCGACCTGAATAGCAGTACGACGTCCGCCATTCAGACGACCGCCGCCGGTCGGCTGCGAACACTGGCTCTAGCGCTCCATTCGCCGGGCTCGTCCCTGAGCGGCAACGCCCAACTGCAGTCGGACCTGACGAGCGCCTTCGACTGGTTCCTCGCCAACGAATACGGCCCCAGTGTCCATTCGTACGACAACTGGTGGGACTTCGAGATCGGGATCCCGCTCGCCCTGAACGACTTCTGCATCGTCATGTTCGACGACCTGACATCGACGCAGATCACCACCGCCACGACGGCTATCGCCCACTACGCCCCCGATCCGACGATCACCGCCGGAACCACCTCCACCGGGGCCAACCGGAACTGGGCCTGTTCTATCGCTCTGGTTCGCGGTGCTCTCAGTCAGGACGCCACCGTCATCAGCGGCGCGAAGACGGCCTGGGAGACCATCTTCACCTACTCGACGAGCGGCGACGGGTTCTACACCGACGGCGGTTTCGTGCAGCACGTCTACTTCGCCTACACCGGCGGATACGGCAACTCGCTGCTTCAGTACCTCACGTACTCGATGAAGGCCGCAAGTGGGACCCCGTGGGCTTTCGGCAGCGACAAGATCGCCGAGGTCTACACCTGGACGCAGAACAACTACCGCCCGTGGATCTTCGGCGGCGCGATGATGGACATGGTCCGCGGGCGCAACCTCTCCCGCTTCTACGACACCGACCACCGCTCCGGCCGTCTCGCCCTCTCGACACTCGTGCAGCTGGCATCCGTCCTTCCCGCAGCTCAAGCGGCCACGGTCAATGCCGAGACCAAGGGGTGGATCGCCGCCGACACCGCCCAGCCCTACTTCACCTACGACTCCGCACCCATCGAGCAGGTCCGCCTCGCATCCATCGTCCAGGGCCGCGCCTTGGCGACGAACACCGGCGTCACCGCGGTCGGCGAGTCGATCAGTACCGTGATGGCGCCGTCCATGGCGCGAGCAGTGCACCGCCGGCCGGGGTTCGCCTATGCGATCGCCATGGACACGGCGGCCATCCACCCCTACGAAGCGGGCAACCTCGAAAACCAACAGGGCTGGTACACCGGCGAAGGCGCCGTGTACCTCTACCTGCCGAACGAACTCGCGCAGTTCACCAACGAGTTCTGGCCCACCGTCGACAAGTATCGGATCCCTGGTACGACGCTCGACACGAAGACCCTCAGCGACGGTGTCGGACGGACGACCACGAACACCTGGGCCGGAGGAGCACTGCTGGACGGTCGCGCCGCCGTCGGCATGGGCCTGTCCTTCAGCGTGCAGACCCTCGTCGGCAAGAAGTCATGGTTCTGTATCGACGACGTCATCGTGTGCCTCGGCGCTGGCATCACGTCGACCGACGGACGAGACATCCAAACGATCGTCGAGAACCGCAACATCGGCCCGAACGGCAGCGTCACTCCGGTGATCGACGGTCAGACGGTCCTCACCATGCCGAGCAGCGCGCCGACGGCCTTCACCCCTCGCTGGGCCTGGATCCCGGGTCAGTGCGGCTACGTCTTCCCCGAGGGGACCACGATTCAAGCCGTCAGGGAGGACCTCTCCGGCCAATGGACCGACATGGACCTCCGCGGGGTCTACGACGACGACACCGACTACACGCGCAGGTTCATCTCCTTCTGGCTCGACCACGGCGTGAGCCCGACCAACGCCAGCTACTCCTACATTCAGATGCCCGGCGCCACGCAGGCGGCGACCTCCGCCATGGCCACCTCCACCGACATCCTGACGATGGCCAACACAGCCCAGGTGCAGGCCGTCACCCAGACGAGCACCGGCATCACCCTGGCGAACTTCTGGAGCGCTTCCGCCCCGAAGGCTGCCGGCATCACCGTGAGCCAACCCGTCTCCGTCGTCGTCATCAAGTCGGCCAACGCCGTCGACGTCGCGGTCAGCGACCCGACGCAGCAGCTGACGGGCAGCGTCACCGTGACGATCGACGGAGCCGTCACGAGCACGACAGCGGTGGACCCCGGAGTGACTGTCGAAGCGACGTCGCCGAACCTCACGATCTCTGTGGCGCTCTCGGGTTCCGCTGGCAGATCGTTCGTCGCCCGGTTCGCCAAATGA